The DNA sequence GGGTCACTTATTGGAGGGAAAACAGTTCGTTTATTTTATTTATTAAACTATGGTTAAGCCATTGATTCAATACTAAATTCTAAAATGAACATCGGTTCCCCGAATTAAAAGGGAGTCTCCAACAAACTGTGCAGACTCCTGCCCCGCCTTCTGAATCACCATTTCCAGGAATGAAAAGGGGATTTGTAGAATGGCACAAGGAATTGTTTTCCAATAAGTAACTCTTGTTCTTGTCCTGATGTAATAGTGGATGAGATGTAGCAAGAGGACATTCAACGTGAGGCTCGAAGAGAGGTCTTCAGCAGGAGGGGACAGAGCGCCATGTTCCAGCACACAGTAATGCAAAGCATGTGCCGTCACGGGTATCAAAAGGGGTCGTTAAAATTCTCAGTTTACCGGACATGAGGCATCGAGACACAAACTGTTATCCATGCTTCACTTATGCGAAATTGTATTTCGTCGTCTCAGAATGGGTAGTCTTTGAGACATTGGATGAGAACTTCGCGAGTGCCATAACTTTTTGATGATTGCCAATTAATTTCGCACCAGAGATCACCAGAATCATAGGACGGTGAACTCTCTAATACAGTCGGCTATCGCCAGCTGCGTTGGTTTATCTCTTTTCAACAGCCACAGATAAAACGCTTTGGTTGGAGCCCCGCCTTCCATTTTCCCCCATTCTTCACGCGCATCAAAAAAGGGACCACCGGCTGGTGGTCCCTTCGAGGGTGCATTCCATTTTGTCGCGGACGAATCAGTCCCAGCTCAGTGATCCTGAGCTCTGGTATTCGGTCACGCGGGTTTCGAAGAAGTTCTTTTCCTTCGAAAGGTCCATGGTTTCGCTCATCCACGGGAACGGATTCGAAGAACCGTACTGGGCGGGCAGACCGATGCGTTCCAGACGACGGTCAGCAATGTGCTGCACGTATTCGCGGAACAGATCGCCGTTCAGTCCCAGAATCCCTGTGGGCAGACAGTCTTTAGCGTACTCGATTTCGAGTTCGGCTGCGTACTTGACGCGCTCGATAATGGTCTGCTGGAACTCGGGAGTCCAGACTTCCGGGTTTTCCTGCTTGATGCCATTGATCAGGTCGATCCCGAAATTCAGGTGAATGGTTTCGTCCCGCAGGATGTACTGGAACTGTTCCCCGATTCCGGTCATCATGTTGCGGCGATGGAACGAGAGCACCATCACGAAACCGGTGTAGAAGAACAGGCCTTCCATGATCAGGTAGTAGCCGATCAGGTTCTTCAGAAATGCCTGAGTTCCTTCGAAGGAATCGGTGGAAAAATCAGGATCCAGAATTTCGGAAGTCAGTTCCATCTCCAGCTGATCTTTTTTGGCGATCGCAGGCACTTCGTGGTACATGTTGAAGACCTCAGACTCATTGAGTCCCAGGCTTTCCACGATGTACAGGAAGGTATGGGAATGGACGGCTTCTTCAAACGCCTGACGCAGCAGGTACTGACGGCATTCAGCGTTGGTCACATGCTTGAAGATCGCCAGCACAATGTTGTTGGCCACCAGGCTCTCTGCAGTCGCAAAGAAACCCAGGTTCCGCATGATCACAAACCGCTCACCTTCGCTGAGCTTGCTGGAACGCCACATTTCGATATCCTTGGTCATTCCGACTTCGGTGGGCATCCAGTGGTTCGCACAGCCATTCAGGTAATGTTCCCAGGCCCAGTGATACTTCAGCGGCATCAGCTGGTTGACATCAACCTGCGAGCAGTTAATCAGTCGTTTTTTATCCGCCTTGAAACGGCCCGTGGGGGTATCTCCTACGGGAGTCAGTGAAGGAGAACCGGATGTATTGGAATTGAGAATTGTCATCATAACACCTCATTAAAATCCATTTGGAAAAGTAACGTAAGCACAAATACGGATCGTGGGACGCAGCCCGCCAGATTACTGGCAGGCTTCGCAATCACCATCCAGATTACAGGATTGACCGGGAGCCACCACGGTAGCGGGCTGAACCGACCGTTCCACCTGGATGTCGCCGGAAGCACTGGCGTTCTTCATCCAGCGGGGCTGAATGCCGAACTTGTTGACGTCCACGGTCGATTTCTCAACCTGGGTGGCTGCCAGCGTTCGCAGGTAGTACGTAGTTTTCAGACCGCGTTCCCAGGCCAGCATGTACATTTCATGCAGTTTCTTCCCGGACGGTTCTGAGAGGTACAGATTCAGTGACTGCCCCATGTCGATCCATTTCTGGCGATGGGCCGCACATTCGATAATCCACTTGGGTTCCACTTCGAATGACGTCAGATAACGGGCCTTCACATCATCAGGAATCCGCTCAATTTCGACGACCGAACCATCGTAGTACTTGAGAGCTTCCAGCATGTCCGCATCCCACAGGTCGAGGGCTTTCAGGTCGTCCACCAGCTGACGGTTGACCTGGGTGAACTCACCAGACAGGTTGCTCTTCACATACAGATGCTTGTAGGAAGGCTCAATCGACTGAGACACACCGATAATCGTGGAGATAGTTGCCGTAGGTGCAATTGCCATCACGTTACTGTTACGCATGCCGTTCGCAGCGATCGAATCGCGAACACGCTGCCAGTCCAGACGGGTCTGACGATCCACGTCAATCGGCACGCCCCGCTCTTTCTCGTAGAGGTCGAGCGTATCGATCGGCAACAGGCCGCGTTCCCACTTGGAACCGTGATAGGAACCGTAGCGCCCCCGTTCTCCGGCGAGTTCGGACGAAGCCAGAATCGCGAAGTAGGAAATGGCTTCCATGCTGGCATCGGCGAATTCAACCGCCTGCATGCTGGCATAGCTGATTCCCTGGGCAAGCAGAGCGTCCTGGAAGCCCATCACGCCCAGACCGACGGGACGATGGCGGGTGTTGGAGTTGCGTGCTTCGGCAGTCGGGTAGTAGTTGATGTCGATCACGTTGTCGAGCATCCGCATCGCAGTGCGAACCGTTTCTTCCAGCATGCCCAGGTCGAGCTGACCATCGACGATGTGCAGCTTGAGGTTGACGGAACCCAGGTTGCAGACAGCGGTCTCATCACGGGAGGTGTTGAGCAGAATCTCAGTACAGAGGTTACTGCTGTGAACCACGCCGGTATGATCCTGCGGAGAACGGATGTTGGACGGATCTTTCCAGGTAATCCAGGGATGACCGGTTTCGAACAGACGGGTCAGCATCTTCCGCCACAGTTCGACAGCAGAAACCTTCCGGAACAGCTTGATCTCGCCGGTTTCGGTCATCTGTTCATATTCGACGTACCGCTTTTCGAAATCGTGACCGTAGAGGTCATGCAGATCGGGTACACTGTCCGGGCTGAACAGAGTCCATTCGGCGTCTTCGCGAACGCGACGCATAAACAGGTCGGGAATCCAGTTGGCGGTGTGCATGTCGTGAGTACGACGGCGATCATCGCCGGTGTTCTTCCGCAGATCGAGGAACTCTTCGACATCCAGGTGCCAGGTTTCGAGGTAGGAGCAGACAGCCCCTTTCCGCTTGCCACCCTGGTTCACAGCCACAGCCGTATCGTTGACCACTTTCAGGAACGGAATCACGCCCTGGCTCTGGCCGTTGGTACCACTGATGTGCGAGTTGGTCGCCCGGATCTGAGTCCAGTCGTTCCCCAGTCCGCCGGCCCACTTGGAGAGCTTGGCGTTGTCGGAAACACACTTGAAGATATGATCCAGGTCGTCATCGACGGTCGACAGGTAACAGGAGCTCAACTGCGGGTGCAGTGTGGCTGAGTTGAACAGGGTCGGCGTCGCAGAGGTGAAGCGGAAGGTTGAAAGAATATTGTAGAACTCAATCGCCCGTCCGGTCGGATCGTCCTGCTCCTGGATTGCCAGGCCCATGGAAACACGCATCCAGAAATACTGAGGTGTTTCAATGCGACGGCCGCCAATGTGCAGCAGGTAACGGTCAAAGATCGCCTGCAGTCCCAGGTACTGGAACAGGTGATCCCGCTTGGGTTCGAGGGCCAGAGCGATACGATTCAGGTCAAAGCTGAGCAGATCGGGGCTCAGACGTTTGGCTTCGATACCATCATTCAGGAACTGCTGGAACCGATCGACGTACAGCTGATTCAGCTCATTTACGTCCGCGGGAGCGTTACCCAGGGCATCGTTATAAATGATCTTCAGCATCAGGCGTGAAGCAACGGTATCGTAAGCGGGATCCCGTTCGATACGGGTCCGGGCTGCCAGAATCATGGCGCGATACAGTTCTTCTACGGAGATACCATCGAAGATGGAACGCATGACTTCTTCCAGCAGGTCTTCTGCTGAGCAGTCCCCTTCCAGGCCGCGACAGGCTTCCGACAGGCGGGCCAGAATTCGTGATTCGTCAAAGGGAACTTTCGTGCCGTCTTTGAGGATCACATGGAACCGGGGTGCGGAAGACTTGAGCTCGTCTGCAGCGTCTTCCAGCTCTGAGGAGCCACGCAGGGCCCGCAGTTTGGCGCGTTCGGCACGATAGACGATGTAGCGACGGGCGATCCGGTAGTGCCCGCGACGCATCAGCATCATCTCGACGACGTCCTGAATCTTTTCGACTTCAATGCCTTCATCACTGCTGGCTGCTGAAGAAATTTCGTTGGCCACTGTCTCGACCATCTCCGGAATTTCCATCCGGATTTCATCATCGAGTGGCTGATTTTCCGCGAGATTCAGTTCTGCACGAAAAGCGTTGGAGATTGCTCGACCGATCAACGAAGCATCAAACGGAGCTTTGCGGCCCCCGCGCTTCCTGACGATCCATTCTGTTTGCGCTCGAATCATTCGATTGCCTCCTTAAAATGGAATGCTAAAAATCCGGCTGTGTCCATGCCGACAGCAGCTTAGGTGTATCCAAAAGATGTGTGGTGAGATGATCTGCAGTGACACCCCCAGTGACACTACATGAAGTGCTCTCGCTTCTCATTGCCAGAAATGACACAACAGAAAAGACAGGAAACATAAAGAGAATGGAGCAGGCAGGCAGCATTTACGCATTGCATGAACTGGCAACTCCGTTTGCTCTTACAGAACCCTCACTGATCTGAAATTCGATTTCTGAACAATAACCGCATGTGAGAGTCGAGGCTCCAGCAAGTCCCTGTCAGACAGGTTTTTCGAGTCATCAGCAGACACGTTGAGCACTCTGAAAAGCGACAAAAACGCGGCCCGCAACGATCCGGAGATTTACCATCCCAAGGCTTGTGAAAACCAACTTCTTTTTGACCCAGAACGGAACAGCCGTGTACTGTTTCATCTGTGTCACTCACTCATAATACCCAATATAGTGTGTATATTTCAGTAGTCAATACTAAATGTTGGACATCGTCCAAAGATGTCAAGAATCATTAACCAGACTCATCAAAAGCCTGTATTTGTAGAAATTACACACAAATTTCATTCAAATCCAACCCCGAACTCACGAAAAAAATCAAAAGAATCTTTTCCGAATCAGCCCATCGTCAAACTCACCGATCCCCTTGCATCTTGCAAAATGAGACCAGCTTAATAGAGGGCAAACGGGGCGAACTCACCATTCTTCATCAGAACTTAATCCCCACTGAATTTGCAGGAACGGGACGGCTGAATCGGGGACCTAACGTCCCAACAGACCCCACCGCCGGGCGAGACTCTGCATCAACAGGCCGAAGAACTCTCCCTTTGAGACGACCGGCCGCGTTTTCCAGACGTTGAACTGCACGCCTTCCACATGATCCAGGATCCTCAAACCTCCCCGCGCAAACAGATCGATATCCACCTGCAGACGGCCCGGCAGGCGGGCCACCAAAGGTAATCCGTCCCGCAGATATTTACGCGCCCGTTCGACCTCAAACGCCAGCAGACATTGAAATGCAGGGTTAAATTCACGGTTCTCTAACTGCTCCCGGGAATAACCG is a window from the Gimesia benthica genome containing:
- a CDS encoding ribonucleotide-diphosphate reductase subunit beta; translated protein: MTILNSNTSGSPSLTPVGDTPTGRFKADKKRLINCSQVDVNQLMPLKYHWAWEHYLNGCANHWMPTEVGMTKDIEMWRSSKLSEGERFVIMRNLGFFATAESLVANNIVLAIFKHVTNAECRQYLLRQAFEEAVHSHTFLYIVESLGLNESEVFNMYHEVPAIAKKDQLEMELTSEILDPDFSTDSFEGTQAFLKNLIGYYLIMEGLFFYTGFVMVLSFHRRNMMTGIGEQFQYILRDETIHLNFGIDLINGIKQENPEVWTPEFQQTIIERVKYAAELEIEYAKDCLPTGILGLNGDLFREYVQHIADRRLERIGLPAQYGSSNPFPWMSETMDLSKEKNFFETRVTEYQSSGSLSWD
- a CDS encoding ribonucleoside-diphosphate reductase subunit alpha → MIRAQTEWIVRKRGGRKAPFDASLIGRAISNAFRAELNLAENQPLDDEIRMEIPEMVETVANEISSAASSDEGIEVEKIQDVVEMMLMRRGHYRIARRYIVYRAERAKLRALRGSSELEDAADELKSSAPRFHVILKDGTKVPFDESRILARLSEACRGLEGDCSAEDLLEEVMRSIFDGISVEELYRAMILAARTRIERDPAYDTVASRLMLKIIYNDALGNAPADVNELNQLYVDRFQQFLNDGIEAKRLSPDLLSFDLNRIALALEPKRDHLFQYLGLQAIFDRYLLHIGGRRIETPQYFWMRVSMGLAIQEQDDPTGRAIEFYNILSTFRFTSATPTLFNSATLHPQLSSCYLSTVDDDLDHIFKCVSDNAKLSKWAGGLGNDWTQIRATNSHISGTNGQSQGVIPFLKVVNDTAVAVNQGGKRKGAVCSYLETWHLDVEEFLDLRKNTGDDRRRTHDMHTANWIPDLFMRRVREDAEWTLFSPDSVPDLHDLYGHDFEKRYVEYEQMTETGEIKLFRKVSAVELWRKMLTRLFETGHPWITWKDPSNIRSPQDHTGVVHSSNLCTEILLNTSRDETAVCNLGSVNLKLHIVDGQLDLGMLEETVRTAMRMLDNVIDINYYPTAEARNSNTRHRPVGLGVMGFQDALLAQGISYASMQAVEFADASMEAISYFAILASSELAGERGRYGSYHGSKWERGLLPIDTLDLYEKERGVPIDVDRQTRLDWQRVRDSIAANGMRNSNVMAIAPTATISTIIGVSQSIEPSYKHLYVKSNLSGEFTQVNRQLVDDLKALDLWDADMLEALKYYDGSVVEIERIPDDVKARYLTSFEVEPKWIIECAAHRQKWIDMGQSLNLYLSEPSGKKLHEMYMLAWERGLKTTYYLRTLAATQVEKSTVDVNKFGIQPRWMKNASASGDIQVERSVQPATVVAPGQSCNLDGDCEACQ